A genomic stretch from Candidatus Thiothrix anitrata includes:
- a CDS encoding alpha-amylase family glycosyl hydrolase, with protein MYEQVSHSLLNDILIELDPSIKGEGLRHFYTRLGANFYAIHSLFTVLYGKRDDYRAQMQCLVETMARQYVLRPNHLRESDLEREKDHNWFLSQQWVGMALYADGFAQNLPDLTERVHYFQELGVNMVHLMPMMQCPRGASDGGYAVSDFRQIDSRFGTLADLQTLADELRKRGILLTLDVVLNHTSNEHEWAKQAKASCPSHQDYYYIFDNREVPDMFERTMPEIFPETSPGNFTWDEDMGKWVMTVFNSYQWDLNYSNPAVFIEMLDIILYWANHGVDILRLDAVAFLWKKIGSICQNEREAHLLLQLFKDCCQVTAPGVLFIAEAIVAPVEIIKYFGEDAINAKECEIAYNATFMALLWDAVATKNAKLLTQGIKSLPDKLERATWLNYVRCHDDIGLGFDDNDIRAVDYEPYAHRQFLIDYFTGRYTGSPARGLPFGYNDKTGDTRIAGSLASLVGLESALQTDDPQALETALKTIVLLHGMILAFGGIPLLYYGDEIGTLNDTTYLDDPAKANDSRWAHRPRIDWNKADLRNTPGTLEFRLFNALKKLIAIRKEVPAFADFNNRELLDVGNPHLFVFARFDIHQPMNKVLVVANFDANPQHLNLEDLGRKAFFRHASVRDLYSGERPAMFKEELVIPPLQFYWLSDQ; from the coding sequence ATGTACGAACAAGTCTCCCATTCCCTGCTCAATGACATTCTGATTGAGCTTGACCCCAGCATTAAAGGCGAAGGCTTGCGGCATTTTTATACCCGCTTGGGGGCAAATTTTTACGCGATACACTCGTTGTTTACCGTGTTGTATGGCAAACGCGACGATTACCGCGCCCAGATGCAGTGCTTGGTAGAAACGATGGCGCGGCAATACGTCTTGCGCCCTAACCACCTGCGCGAATCCGATCTGGAACGTGAAAAAGACCATAACTGGTTTTTAAGCCAACAATGGGTGGGCATGGCACTTTACGCCGATGGCTTCGCCCAAAACCTTCCCGATTTGACGGAACGGGTGCATTACTTTCAGGAATTGGGGGTCAACATGGTGCATTTAATGCCCATGATGCAATGCCCACGCGGGGCAAGTGACGGTGGCTATGCGGTCAGTGATTTCCGTCAGATTGATAGCCGCTTTGGCACATTGGCTGATTTGCAAACACTGGCAGACGAATTGCGCAAACGCGGCATTTTGCTAACGCTGGACGTGGTATTAAACCACACCTCCAACGAACACGAATGGGCAAAGCAAGCCAAAGCAAGCTGCCCTTCGCATCAGGATTACTACTACATCTTCGATAACCGCGAAGTGCCGGATATGTTTGAACGCACCATGCCAGAAATTTTCCCGGAAACCTCCCCCGGAAACTTCACCTGGGATGAGGACATGGGCAAGTGGGTAATGACCGTGTTCAACAGCTATCAATGGGATTTGAATTACAGCAACCCCGCCGTTTTCATTGAAATGCTCGACATTATTTTGTATTGGGCAAATCACGGTGTGGATATTCTGCGACTGGATGCGGTGGCGTTTCTGTGGAAAAAAATTGGTAGCATTTGCCAAAATGAGCGTGAAGCCCATTTGTTGTTGCAACTGTTCAAGGATTGCTGCCAAGTGACTGCCCCCGGTGTGCTGTTCATTGCCGAGGCGATTGTTGCGCCGGTGGAAATCATCAAGTATTTCGGCGAGGATGCGATTAACGCCAAGGAATGCGAAATTGCTTACAACGCCACCTTCATGGCCTTATTGTGGGATGCGGTTGCCACCAAAAATGCCAAATTACTCACCCAAGGCATTAAAAGTTTGCCGGATAAACTGGAACGTGCCACTTGGCTGAATTATGTGCGTTGCCACGACGATATTGGGCTGGGGTTTGATGATAATGACATCCGTGCGGTGGATTATGAACCCTATGCCCACCGCCAATTCCTGATCGACTATTTCACCGGGCGTTATACCGGGTCGCCTGCGCGTGGCTTACCGTTTGGCTATAACGATAAAACCGGTGATACCCGCATTGCCGGGTCACTGGCTTCCTTGGTCGGGCTGGAAAGTGCTTTGCAAACCGATGATCCTCAAGCTTTGGAAACCGCGCTCAAAACCATTGTGCTATTGCACGGCATGATTTTAGCGTTCGGTGGAATTCCATTGCTGTATTACGGTGATGAAATCGGCACACTCAATGACACCACCTATTTGGATGACCCCGCCAAAGCCAATGATAGCCGCTGGGCGCACCGCCCGCGTATCGACTGGAATAAAGCCGATTTACGCAATACCCCCGGTACGCTGGAATTTCGTCTGTTCAATGCCTTGAAAAAACTTATCGCTATTCGCAAGGAAGTTCCGGCATTTGCCGACTTTAATAACCGCGAATTACTGGATGTGGGCAACCCGCACTTGTTTGTATTTGCGCGGTTCGACATTCACCAACCGATGAACAAAGTACTGGTGGTGGCAAATTTTGATGCCAACCCGCAACACCTGAATCTGGAGGATTTGGGGCGCAAAGCGTTTTTCCGTCATGCCAGTGTGCGTGATTTGTATTCGGGGGAACGCCCTGCGATGTTCAAAGAGGAATTGGTGATTCCCCCGTTGCAGTTTTATTGGTTAAGCGATCAGTAA
- a CDS encoding type II secretion system protein N produces MKKRVLVLAGIASFLITAVSQVPAHWVTQRAATLLPVTLQGVSGTLWQGSVHSVIWQNVQLRRVQWDFQVLALLRGKAAVNVQAQWVAGGTLDAICALGVTGAVQCEQMNLADIPAQSLSPYLQRYQIPPLRGQLQAALTDVAWKQGSIPQANGTLTWQQAGITQSPQVFGDYNAILTVDEESGQQLTLSSAPAAALTLDGSGQWQPDGKYQFALNLQPIPTAVSQLSQGLSWIAGAPRADGRYHIEKQGSLPIAR; encoded by the coding sequence ATGAAAAAGCGCGTACTTGTACTGGCAGGGATAGCCAGTTTCCTAATCACCGCCGTGTCGCAAGTACCGGCACACTGGGTAACACAACGCGCAGCGACGCTGTTACCCGTTACCTTGCAAGGGGTTAGCGGTACATTGTGGCAGGGTTCAGTGCACAGTGTAATCTGGCAAAATGTGCAGTTGCGTCGGGTGCAATGGGATTTTCAGGTATTGGCCTTATTGCGTGGTAAAGCAGCGGTAAACGTGCAGGCACAATGGGTTGCTGGTGGTACGCTGGATGCCATTTGTGCATTGGGCGTGACGGGGGCGGTGCAATGTGAACAGATGAATCTTGCTGATATTCCGGCGCAAAGTTTAAGTCCGTATTTACAGCGTTATCAAATCCCGCCATTGCGGGGGCAGTTGCAGGCAGCTTTAACCGATGTGGCTTGGAAGCAAGGTTCAATTCCGCAGGCTAATGGTACACTGACTTGGCAGCAGGCAGGCATTACCCAGTCGCCGCAGGTATTCGGTGATTACAACGCGATATTGACGGTGGATGAGGAAAGCGGACAACAATTGACGCTGAGTTCCGCACCCGCTGCTGCGTTGACACTGGATGGAAGCGGACAATGGCAGCCTGATGGAAAATATCAATTTGCGCTTAACCTTCAACCCATTCCCACTGCCGTATCGCAATTGAGCCAAGGCTTAAGTTGGATTGCCGGGGCACCAAGGGCAGACGGGCGTTACCACATTGAAAAGCAAGGCTCGTTGCCGATTGCTCGGTAA
- the gspM gene encoding type II secretion system protein GspM yields the protein MKVWWQNLNERERLWVTLAGVLSAAMLLWLTLGKALLGHYQLLQHDLTTAREVQQKMQQQRDTIVQARGKPAVAASAGDLYAAVAGLLAQYQLDGAGSNSQEKDENAVSLTLTGKPFDAVVRFLAHLEREYGAYAVSMTLKPTDKGGLVDAEIQLKR from the coding sequence ATGAAAGTGTGGTGGCAAAATCTCAACGAACGCGAACGCCTCTGGGTCACGCTTGCCGGAGTGCTCAGTGCCGCGATGTTATTGTGGTTAACACTGGGCAAGGCATTGTTAGGCCATTACCAATTGCTGCAACACGATTTAACCACGGCGCGTGAAGTGCAACAAAAAATGCAGCAGCAGCGCGACACCATTGTGCAGGCACGCGGCAAACCGGCGGTGGCTGCCAGTGCTGGCGATTTGTATGCTGCTGTTGCTGGTTTATTGGCGCAATACCAATTGGATGGTGCGGGCAGTAATAGTCAGGAAAAAGATGAAAATGCGGTCAGCCTGACCTTAACTGGCAAACCGTTTGACGCGGTGGTACGGTTTTTGGCGCATTTAGAACGCGAATATGGCGCGTATGCCGTCAGCATGACTTTGAAACCCACCGATAAAGGCGGTCTGGTGGATGCGGAGATTCAGTTAAAGCGATGA
- the gspL gene encoding type II secretion system protein GspL — MLVIRLQNPDDAEPAWALLTGAVADWQHGSWDTLLPSAQGQTVVLLIPAREVLLTQTTINTRNKRQLQQAVPYALEEALADDAENQHIVWQARSDSPQLDAAVVLRERLLLWQSVLIQRGLRPSTILPDVFALPWEAELLTLWQQGDHVWVRTSELAGFSCNRSALPLVLDNLRATYPAPMRIRWHSDQPDTWQADEAFTLIPEIHTEQLHASSLNSALPLNLLRGLQSEHTATRREQWRRWRLAAVLTGVAVILGFSTYGLHIYRMQQELAALDAQNLSLFSELFPQASNVDARALPLRFDSAVQDLKNKGGVQTQRSPLELLATFAQAFAGNTGLSVESIQTQAGSVSVSLQAKEQQAVDNLRAALGEGATLKSSHSDNTIKASLTLGDKP; from the coding sequence ATGCTAGTAATACGCCTGCAAAACCCTGATGATGCCGAACCCGCTTGGGCATTGCTTACTGGCGCAGTTGCCGATTGGCAGCACGGCAGTTGGGATACGCTTTTACCCTCGGCTCAGGGGCAAACCGTGGTGTTGTTGATCCCCGCCCGTGAGGTGTTATTAACCCAAACCACGATCAATACTCGTAATAAACGCCAGTTACAGCAGGCCGTGCCTTATGCGTTGGAAGAGGCATTAGCCGACGATGCGGAAAATCAGCACATTGTTTGGCAAGCTCGCAGTGATTCCCCACAGCTTGATGCGGCAGTAGTGTTGCGTGAGCGTTTGTTGTTGTGGCAAAGCGTGTTAATTCAGCGCGGGTTGCGCCCCAGCACGATTTTACCGGATGTGTTCGCGTTGCCGTGGGAAGCAGAATTATTGACGCTGTGGCAACAAGGCGATCATGTGTGGGTGCGTACCAGTGAGTTGGCGGGGTTTAGTTGTAATCGCAGTGCGCTACCGTTGGTGTTGGATAATTTGCGTGCAACTTATCCCGCGCCCATGCGGATACGCTGGCATTCGGATCAGCCGGATACTTGGCAGGCTGATGAAGCTTTTACCCTGATCCCGGAAATCCACACCGAACAACTTCATGCGAGTAGCCTGAATAGTGCGCTACCGTTGAATTTATTACGCGGTTTACAAAGTGAACACACCGCAACGCGCCGTGAACAATGGCGACGGTGGCGGTTAGCCGCAGTGCTGACCGGGGTGGCGGTGATATTGGGCTTCAGCACTTACGGCTTACACATTTACCGGATGCAGCAGGAATTGGCGGCTTTGGATGCGCAAAACCTGAGCCTGTTTAGCGAGTTATTCCCACAGGCAAGTAATGTGGACGCACGAGCATTACCGTTGCGTTTTGATTCCGCAGTGCAGGATTTGAAAAACAAAGGTGGTGTGCAAACCCAGCGTAGTCCGTTGGAGCTACTGGCCACTTTTGCGCAAGCTTTTGCGGGTAATACGGGTTTGAGTGTGGAGTCGATACAAACCCAAGCAGGTAGCGTGTCAGTGAGTTTGCAGGCCAAAGAGCAGCAAGCGGTGGATAATTTACGTGCCGCTTTGGGCGAAGGAGCAACGCTGAAATCCTCCCACAGTGACAATACTATTAAGGCAAGTCTGACTTTGGGGGATAAGCCATGA
- the gspK gene encoding type II secretion system minor pseudopilin GspK codes for MPRNLLLTRKPQRGIAILTVLVMVALVMTLAAVIFARQSQAVRYQDNYQSLERAWQYALSLEQFVGMELQRDAKSNQYDALNEGWATVLPSLPIEEGSGVKVGEFSGRLEDLQARYNLNNVINEEGLLRRDQQVALQRVVQAAQLPQGFVSAISDWVDKNDVILDGEGAESDYYLSSVIPYRAANMPFSDVSELRLLRLDLPKEDKTAALQRLQAMVTTLPAQATVIRVNANTASAEMLTALGLSTQQKDLILSERETEPYETAQDLADKASLTSEQKLLLGVSSQYFRLQGEVRMGRARVHLNSVFFRERGKPIRVIMRQFQRVDDPKPPAIDDASNTPAKP; via the coding sequence ATGCCAAGAAATTTACTCCTGACCCGTAAACCGCAACGCGGTATCGCGATTCTCACCGTATTGGTGATGGTAGCGTTGGTGATGACCTTAGCTGCGGTCATTTTTGCGCGGCAAAGTCAGGCGGTGCGCTATCAGGATAATTACCAATCATTAGAACGGGCTTGGCAATACGCCCTGTCTTTGGAGCAATTCGTGGGGATGGAGTTGCAGCGCGACGCAAAATCCAACCAATACGATGCGTTGAATGAAGGTTGGGCAACCGTTTTGCCGAGTTTGCCGATTGAGGAAGGCAGCGGCGTGAAAGTGGGCGAATTCAGCGGCAGGCTGGAAGATTTACAAGCGCGTTACAACCTCAATAATGTGATCAATGAGGAGGGTTTACTGCGCAGGGATCAGCAGGTTGCGTTACAGCGTGTGGTGCAGGCGGCGCAATTACCCCAAGGTTTTGTCTCTGCGATTTCTGATTGGGTGGATAAAAACGATGTGATTCTTGATGGCGAGGGTGCGGAAAGCGATTATTACCTTTCCAGTGTGATCCCGTACCGTGCCGCTAATATGCCGTTTAGCGACGTGAGTGAATTGCGCTTGCTGCGGTTGGATTTACCTAAGGAAGACAAGACTGCGGCTTTGCAACGTTTGCAGGCAATGGTGACAACCTTGCCAGCGCAGGCGACAGTGATAAGAGTGAATGCTAATACTGCGAGTGCTGAAATGTTGACAGCATTGGGTTTGAGTACTCAACAAAAAGATTTGATTCTCAGCGAGCGTGAAACTGAGCCTTATGAAACCGCACAGGATTTAGCCGACAAGGCCAGTTTAACTTCGGAACAAAAGCTGTTGCTGGGGGTGTCTTCGCAATATTTTCGCTTGCAAGGCGAGGTACGCATGGGCAGAGCACGCGTCCACCTCAATAGCGTATTTTTTCGTGAACGGGGCAAACCTATCCGTGTCATAATGCGCCAATTTCAACGGGTTGATGACCCTAAACCACCAGCGATTGACGATGCTAGTAATACGCCTGCAAAACCCTGA
- a CDS encoding transglycosylase SLT domain-containing protein: protein MIKKLLICLCLSALTLGNAHAAPLDVTRQQFQQVRADLQAGKVDSFVALPAALRAYPLYPWLEYEYLKLSGAAIPDAKLVAFVQSYPHSVLADEFSPVLAERLANKQAWQTLLETLPATLNATAVRCYRAQALAATGQKEAALTEGKAAWLQIEKNFPAACEPVTALLRAHVQLSTDDYWQRIQVAVEKNQSTLATQLAADLPPDQQAAVAVWVAMRQDPTTALENALKQPESAALRGAIGFGLARLAKKESKTAESVWQRARQVFHFTPEESAVVESALGVSQAIGHDAAAIARLAAIPDALRSQEASQWLVRIAARENDWARVLQAAQSIKTDNERDAVPWQYWQARALEALGKKSEASSLYAKLTPHTTFYGFLASDHLGQDYRALAEPLVDRQQRISGLQRVAAVQRAFEWFALGEREQGRKEWFRALIPMDHDGKLAAAELALQSGDPNLAIWTLSRAKAWGEVNLRFPVVHADLVNKQAAVQGVLPAWVLGVMRRESAFDATAASSANAFGLMQVILPTAKDVGRKLGISINTKDDVFPLETNVQLGSAYLAQMLTRFNGDYAQATAAYNAGPGRPPKWSPRQTLSADQWVESIPFNETRDYVQAVMAYTTIYDYRLNEGKGRRLSERLPPITPNAKKFTPDP from the coding sequence ATGATTAAAAAACTGCTTATTTGCCTGTGCCTCAGCGCACTTACCCTAGGTAACGCCCACGCTGCACCGCTTGACGTTACCCGTCAGCAATTCCAGCAAGTGCGGGCGGATTTACAAGCCGGTAAGGTCGATAGTTTTGTCGCCCTACCCGCCGCGCTGCGTGCTTACCCGTTGTACCCTTGGTTGGAATACGAATACCTCAAGCTCAGTGGTGCAGCGATTCCCGATGCGAAATTAGTAGCGTTTGTGCAAAGTTATCCGCACTCGGTGCTGGCGGATGAATTCTCTCCGGTACTAGCCGAGCGATTAGCCAACAAACAAGCATGGCAGACGTTACTGGAAACGTTACCCGCGACCTTGAACGCAACCGCTGTGCGTTGTTATCGCGCTCAGGCGTTAGCTGCGACCGGGCAAAAAGAGGCAGCCTTGACCGAAGGTAAAGCGGCATGGTTGCAAATTGAGAAAAACTTTCCAGCCGCGTGCGAGCCTGTTACAGCGTTATTGCGTGCTCATGTGCAATTGTCCACCGACGACTATTGGCAGCGGATTCAGGTAGCGGTGGAAAAAAATCAAAGTACCTTGGCAACCCAGTTAGCGGCTGATTTACCGCCGGATCAGCAGGCAGCGGTTGCGGTCTGGGTCGCGATGCGCCAAGACCCAACAACGGCATTAGAGAATGCTTTGAAACAGCCTGAATCCGCAGCATTACGTGGTGCGATTGGCTTTGGTTTGGCACGTCTTGCTAAAAAGGAATCAAAGACGGCGGAAAGTGTTTGGCAACGCGCCCGGCAGGTGTTTCACTTTACCCCGGAAGAAAGCGCGGTGGTGGAAAGTGCGCTCGGTGTGTCGCAAGCCATAGGTCATGATGCAGCAGCGATTGCACGCTTGGCGGCTATTCCCGATGCACTGCGTAGTCAGGAAGCAAGTCAGTGGTTGGTGCGGATTGCTGCCCGTGAAAATGATTGGGCGCGGGTTTTGCAGGCGGCGCAAAGCATTAAAACCGATAATGAACGTGACGCAGTGCCTTGGCAATATTGGCAGGCGCGGGCTTTGGAAGCCTTGGGGAAAAAGTCGGAAGCTAGTAGCCTGTATGCCAAGCTTACCCCGCACACCACGTTTTACGGTTTTTTAGCGTCAGATCACCTAGGGCAGGATTACCGTGCATTGGCAGAGCCTTTGGTGGATCGTCAGCAACGAATTAGTGGTTTGCAGCGTGTTGCCGCTGTGCAACGGGCATTTGAATGGTTTGCACTTGGCGAACGTGAGCAGGGGCGCAAAGAGTGGTTCCGGGCGTTAATACCTATGGATCATGACGGGAAATTAGCCGCCGCAGAATTGGCGTTACAATCCGGTGATCCGAATCTGGCGATTTGGACATTATCGCGTGCTAAAGCGTGGGGCGAAGTGAATTTACGTTTCCCGGTGGTTCATGCGGACTTGGTTAATAAACAAGCCGCTGTGCAAGGTGTGTTGCCTGCTTGGGTATTAGGGGTGATGCGTCGTGAAAGTGCGTTTGATGCAACAGCCGCGTCGAGTGCCAATGCATTTGGTTTGATGCAGGTGATATTGCCCACCGCCAAAGATGTGGGGCGCAAATTGGGGATTAGCATCAATACTAAAGACGATGTGTTCCCGTTGGAAACCAATGTGCAATTGGGGAGCGCGTATTTGGCGCAAATGCTGACGCGCTTTAACGGCGATTACGCCCAAGCTACCGCTGCTTATAACGCAGGCCCCGGACGACCACCGAAATGGTCGCCACGTCAAACCTTGAGTGCGGATCAATGGGTGGAAAGCATCCCGTTTAATGAAACGCGTGATTACGTACAGGCGGTGATGGCCTACACTACGATTTACGATTACCGTTTGAATGAGGGGAAAGGTCGGCGATTGTCTGAGCGTTTGCCGCCAATAACACCGAATGCCAAGAAATTTACTCCTGACCCGTAA
- a CDS encoding AAA family ATPase — MIEPLQHLSNQIRTQKLPDYQRFLFRQIDFSQRLIGIMGARGAGKTTLLLQYLKSMARETKVLYVIADHPLVGQHGLFSIADEFQKIGGELLIIDEIHKCQHFERDLKLIFDSYFNLKVIFTGSSATTIDNAKADLSRRAMLYHLPVLSFREFLELETGETFEAVTLDALLQHHPQLALETVSRIKPLAYLPAYLEHGAYPFYREAGSTYLPRLLNASMQVIETDIPALYPIDYNKVNALKKLMVMLCQSEPYDINVSKLCGAVELNQKTLYKYLGLLQAAGLLRLLGAKSSGVSIISKPEKLYLDNTNLFAVFCNQPKAGTLRETFFASMLSYHHTLNYPKSGDFLVDGQYVFEVGGKSKSKKQIKDETAAWVVADELEIGVEGKIPLWLFGFLY, encoded by the coding sequence ATGATTGAGCCACTACAGCACCTTTCCAATCAAATCAGGACGCAAAAGCTGCCGGACTACCAGCGTTTCCTATTCCGGCAAATCGACTTTTCGCAACGCTTGATCGGCATTATGGGCGCACGCGGGGCGGGTAAAACCACTTTGCTGCTGCAATACCTCAAATCCATGGCGCGGGAAACCAAGGTGCTGTATGTGATTGCTGACCATCCTTTGGTTGGGCAGCACGGGCTGTTTAGCATCGCCGATGAATTCCAGAAAATCGGCGGTGAATTGCTCATCATCGACGAAATCCATAAATGCCAACACTTCGAGCGTGACCTGAAGCTGATTTTCGACAGCTATTTCAACCTCAAGGTCATTTTCACAGGTTCATCGGCAACCACGATTGATAATGCCAAGGCGGACTTGAGCCGTCGCGCCATGCTGTACCACTTGCCGGTATTGTCATTCCGCGAATTTCTGGAATTGGAAACGGGCGAAACCTTTGAGGCGGTGACGCTGGATGCCCTGCTCCAACACCATCCGCAACTGGCGTTGGAAACCGTCAGCCGCATCAAACCTTTGGCGTATTTACCCGCGTATCTGGAACACGGTGCTTACCCGTTTTACCGTGAGGCGGGTTCAACCTATTTGCCGCGCTTGCTAAATGCGTCGATGCAGGTGATTGAGACGGACATCCCCGCACTTTACCCGATTGACTACAACAAGGTGAACGCGCTGAAAAAGCTGATGGTGATGTTGTGCCAAAGCGAGCCTTACGACATCAATGTGTCCAAGCTGTGCGGCGCGGTGGAACTGAACCAGAAAACCCTCTACAAATACCTTGGTTTGTTGCAGGCGGCGGGTTTGTTGCGCTTGTTGGGGGCGAAATCCAGCGGGGTCAGCATTATTTCCAAGCCGGAAAAACTGTATCTGGATAACACCAATCTGTTTGCCGTGTTTTGTAACCAGCCCAAAGCGGGGACGCTGCGCGAGACGTTTTTTGCTTCGATGCTGTCTTACCACCACACTTTGAACTATCCCAAAAGTGGGGATTTTCTGGTGGATGGGCAGTATGTGTTTGAGGTTGGCGGCAAATCAAAATCGAAGAAGCAGATTAAGGATGAAACGGCGGCGTGGGTGGTGGCGGATGAGTTAGAAATCGGGGTGGAGGGGAAGATTCCGTTGTGGTTGTTTGGTTTTTTGTATTGA
- a CDS encoding DUF3368 domain-containing protein produces the protein MIVIADSSALVAVSTYRGLDLLEALFGTVLVPTAVYDEVCAQGKPQADALKAYLVGKVQKIDMSRCKLQKISGLGNGELEAMALYKATSANLMLVDDLRAKKSAYTNGLETMGSLGLLLLAKEEGLIVDITSRVRLLQNSNAYLNPLLIEQVLQRAGE, from the coding sequence ATGATTGTCATTGCAGATAGTTCGGCACTTGTCGCCGTCTCAACTTATCGGGGTCTTGACCTGCTGGAAGCATTGTTCGGCACAGTGTTAGTCCCAACCGCTGTGTATGACGAAGTGTGCGCACAAGGCAAGCCCCAAGCAGATGCCTTAAAGGCTTATCTGGTGGGCAAAGTTCAAAAAATCGACATGAGTCGGTGCAAACTCCAAAAAATATCCGGCTTAGGCAATGGTGAGTTGGAAGCAATGGCACTGTACAAGGCAACATCTGCAAACTTGATGCTGGTCGATGACTTGCGGGCGAAAAAATCTGCGTACACCAACGGGCTAGAAACCATGGGTAGTTTAGGTTTGTTACTATTGGCAAAAGAAGAAGGCTTAATTGTCGACATCACATCCCGTGTCCGGCTGCTGCAAAACTCAAATGCTTATCTGAATCCACTGCTCATTGAACAGGTACTACAACGGGCCGGTGAATAA
- a CDS encoding UPF0175 family protein, which yields MQITLEIPDHVLLPQQDKTSLAQLFKLHTALLLFQSGQLSRGAACEFAGVDIYTFLAACKQHRIETISTDMDEIEAEVIRFKQLRAA from the coding sequence ATGCAAATAACGCTTGAAATACCTGATCACGTCCTGCTGCCACAACAGGATAAAACCAGCCTCGCTCAGCTATTCAAATTGCATACTGCTTTGTTGCTGTTCCAGTCCGGTCAATTATCGCGTGGCGCAGCCTGCGAATTCGCAGGCGTGGACATTTACACGTTCCTTGCCGCCTGCAAGCAGCATCGCATCGAAACCATCAGCACCGATATGGATGAAATCGAAGCCGAAGTCATCCGTTTCAAACAACTTCGCGCCGCATGA
- a CDS encoding tetratricopeptide repeat protein: MRRLVFVVMLLLAACGDKQEVSQNSGGDFSPNQVAGRDAIQNVTVNNYQKSQDYQDLLAKRDDARENVQEYPKNAKFRQVLTTAEQNLENFKRDVLKLADEINKFPVNTERLKQAVALFNAQQYAEARKVLDAGEITQEQDALLEKQQRLQEEQATITAQLDDKANEWLLKAQLTAIAYSLGDQRIAQTSGYFEKALKSGRTPKRLFTYAKFLQDNNEYRAAETLYTETLSILRELAKDNPAVYQSYVAMTLNNLGILVAADSQRRKEAETIYTEALTLRRQLAKDNPAVYQPDVAMTLNNLGILVADGSQRRKEAETLYTEALTLRRELAKDNPAVYLSDVAMTLNNLGALVYVDSQRRKEAETLYTEALSSYRGLAKDNSTVYLPYVAMMLNNLGILVSDDSQRRKEAEILYTEALTLRRELTNDNPAVYLLNVANTLMVFGGSYLDWNEPTQALPLLQESAQLFAPLAQQAPVYLGKNMTLCYN; the protein is encoded by the coding sequence ATGCGTCGTTTAGTGTTTGTCGTTATGTTGTTGCTCGCTGCGTGCGGTGATAAGCAGGAAGTCAGCCAAAACAGTGGCGGGGATTTTTCACCCAATCAGGTAGCAGGGCGGGATGCTATTCAAAACGTCACCGTCAACAACTACCAAAAGTCCCAAGATTACCAAGACCTGCTTGCCAAGCGTGATGATGCGCGAGAAAACGTCCAAGAATACCCAAAGAATGCGAAGTTTCGCCAAGTACTGACAACCGCCGAGCAAAATCTGGAAAACTTTAAACGCGACGTGCTGAAATTGGCGGATGAAATTAACAAATTCCCGGTCAATACCGAACGCTTGAAGCAAGCAGTAGCCCTGTTTAATGCCCAACAATATGCCGAAGCGCGTAAAGTGCTGGATGCTGGGGAAATCACCCAAGAGCAAGATGCCCTGCTCGAAAAACAGCAGCGGCTACAGGAAGAACAGGCAACCATCACCGCCCAGCTTGATGACAAAGCTAACGAATGGCTATTGAAAGCCCAGTTGACGGCGATTGCCTACAGTTTAGGCGACCAACGCATTGCCCAAACCAGCGGCTATTTTGAAAAGGCACTCAAATCCGGCAGAACCCCCAAACGCCTGTTTACCTATGCCAAGTTTTTGCAAGACAACAACGAATACCGCGCAGCCGAAACCCTCTACACCGAGACACTCAGCATCCTCCGCGAGCTTGCCAAGGACAATCCAGCGGTGTACCAGTCCTATGTGGCGATGACGCTGAACAACCTTGGCATCTTGGTTGCCGCTGACAGCCAGCGGCGGAAGGAAGCCGAAACCATCTACACCGAGGCACTTACCCTCCGCCGCCAGCTTGCCAAGGATAACCCAGCGGTGTACCAGCCCGACGTGGCGATGACGCTGAACAACCTTGGCATTTTGGTTGCCGATGGCAGCCAGCGGCGCAAGGAAGCCGAAACGCTCTACACCGAGGCACTTACCCTTCGCCGCGAGCTTGCCAAGGACAACCCAGCGGTGTACCTGTCCGATGTGGCGATGACGCTGAACAACCTTGGGGCATTGGTTTACGTAGACAGCCAGCGGCGTAAAGAGGCTGAAACCCTCTACACCGAGGCACTCAGCAGCTATCGCGGGCTTGCCAAAGACAATTCAACGGTGTACCTGCCCTATGTGGCAATGATGCTGAACAACCTAGGCATCTTGGTTTCCGATGACAGCCAGCGGCGCAAGGAAGCCGAAATCCTCTACACTGAGGCACTTACCCTCCGCCGCGAGCTTACCAATGACAACCCAGCGGTGTATCTGCTCAATGTGGCGAATACGCTTATGGTATTTGGAGGATCATATCTTGATTGGAACGAACCAACCCAAGCACTGCCGCTGTTGCAAGAGTCCGCCCAATTGTTTGCACCGCTTGCCCAGCAAGCCCCGGTGTATTTGGGGAAAAACATGACTTTGTGCTACAACTGA